One window from the genome of Nomascus leucogenys isolate Asia chromosome 12, Asia_NLE_v1, whole genome shotgun sequence encodes:
- the PPIH gene encoding peptidyl-prolyl cis-trans isomerase H isoform X1 → MAVANSSPVNPVVFFDVSIGGQEVGRMKIELFADVVPKTAENFRQFCTGEFRKDGVPIGYKGSTFHRVIKDFMIQGGDFVNGDGTGVASIYRGPFADENFKLRHSAPGLLSMANSGPSTNGCQFFITCSKCDWLDGKHVVFGKIIDGLLVMRKIENVPTGPNNKPKLPVVISQCGEM, encoded by the exons ATGGCGGTGGCAAATTCAAGTCCTGTTAACCCCGTGGTGTTCTTTGATGTCAGCATTGGCGGTCAG GAAGTTGGCCGCATGAAGATCGAGCTCTTTGCAGACGTTGTGCCTAAGACGGCCGAGAACTTTAG GCAGTTCTGCACCGGAGAATTCAG AAAAGATGGGGTTCCAATAGGATACAAAGGAAGCACCTTCCACAG GGTCATAAAGGATTTCATGATTCAGGGTGGAGATTTTGTTAAT GGAGATGGTACCGGAGTCGCCAGTATTTACCGGGGGCCATTTGCCgatgaaaattttaaacttagACACTCAGCTCCAGGCCTGCTTTCCATG GCGAACAGTGGTCCAAGTACAAATGGCTGTCAGTTCTTTATCACCTGCTCTAAGTGCGATTGGCTGGATGGGaagcatgtggtgtttg GAAAAATCATCGATGGACTTCTAGTGATGAGAAAGATTGAG AATGTTCCCACAGGCCCTAACAATAAGCCCAAGCTACCTGTGGTGATCTCGCAGTGTGGGGAGATGTAG
- the PPIH gene encoding peptidyl-prolyl cis-trans isomerase H isoform X2, with protein sequence MAVANSSPVNPVVFFDVSIGGQEVGRMKIELFADVVPKTAENFRQFCTGEFRKDGVPIGYKGSTFHRVIKDFMIQGGDFVNGDGTGVASIYRGPFADENFKLRHSAPGLLSMANSGPSTNGCQFFITCSKCDWLDGKHVVFGKIIDGLLVMRKIEAFPSSWWCS encoded by the exons ATGGCGGTGGCAAATTCAAGTCCTGTTAACCCCGTGGTGTTCTTTGATGTCAGCATTGGCGGTCAG GAAGTTGGCCGCATGAAGATCGAGCTCTTTGCAGACGTTGTGCCTAAGACGGCCGAGAACTTTAG GCAGTTCTGCACCGGAGAATTCAG AAAAGATGGGGTTCCAATAGGATACAAAGGAAGCACCTTCCACAG GGTCATAAAGGATTTCATGATTCAGGGTGGAGATTTTGTTAAT GGAGATGGTACCGGAGTCGCCAGTATTTACCGGGGGCCATTTGCCgatgaaaattttaaacttagACACTCAGCTCCAGGCCTGCTTTCCATG GCGAACAGTGGTCCAAGTACAAATGGCTGTCAGTTCTTTATCACCTGCTCTAAGTGCGATTGGCTGGATGGGaagcatgtggtgtttg GAAAAATCATCGATGGACTTCTAGTGATGAGAAAGATTGAG GCCTTCCCTTCTTCTTGGTGGTGTTCTTGA